CAAGAGTCTTGGGTCGACAAGGACCGTCACTTGTTCGGTTATAGCGCATCTGCGCTCGGAATTACATATAACACCGACTTAGTGAAAACTACGCCGAAGGATTGGGCTGATTTCAGCAAACCGGAGTGGAAGGGCACGGTAAATATCCCCGATCCGTCATTGTCCGGATCAGCGCTTGATTTCATTTCCGGTTACCTGAATGAGCAGGGTGAGGGAGGCTGGACGTTGTTTGAAGCACTGAAGGCTAACGGCATCGCCATGGCTGGAGCGAACCAGGAGGCGCTTGATCCCGTGGTGACGGGAGCCAAGAGCGCGGTCATGGCCGGCGTAGACTATATGGCCTACAGCGCAAAAGCGAAGGGTGAGCCAGTAGACATCGTGTACCCGGAGAGCGGGACCGTGATGAATCCGCGTCCGGCGATGATTTTGAAGGATTCACCGAATGTGGAGAATGCCAGACTGTTCATCGACTACTTGCTGTCCGACGAAGCACAAGGTCTCGTAGCGAATGCCTATCTGCTCCCGGGCCGCGTCGACATCCAGGCGAAGGATCGCGCTCAAGTGGCGGACATTAAGCTGCTGAAGTACGACTGGAACTGGATGATGGAGCAGGGAGAAGACATTACCAACAAGTTTTTAGGCATCTTTAAATAACGGACGTGATGACTCAGATGCTGCGATTCGCAAACCGCTTGTTCCATCAAAAGGGAGTGGCCTTAGCGATTATTCTTCTCTTGGCGGCCATCGGCCTCCCCCTTTTCCTGGTTCTGCTCAAAAGTTTTTTTCCTGACGATCATTTCGACGTATGGGCGCCACTGAACGTGATCCTTGACACCGACTTGCGCGGCGTACTTTTTAATTCGCTTTGGATGGGCTTTTGGGTGGTGGCGGGTGCTACGGCACTTGCCTTTCCTATGGCCTTCCTTTCGGTGAAAACAAGTATCGGACAGAAAAAATGGCTTGACATCATTCTTATTGTTCCGTTCATGACGCCGCCATATATCGGTTCGATGGGCTGGATTTTGTTTATGGAGAAGCGTGGGTTTCTGGAGCAGATGGTTCCGGCTGCGCAGGCGGTGACGCCTTATTTTTTCAGCCTGTTCGGGATGGTCGCTATCATGAGCCTGCACCTGTTTCCGTTTCTCTATCTGATCCTGCGCAATGCGTTAATGCGGATCGGGGCAGGGTATGAGGAGGCTGGCGCGGTTCATGGGGCGCCGTTTCTCTATCGTCTGCGCCGCATCGTCCTTCCGCTGCTGCTCGGCAGTTATGCCATGGGGGCGCTGCTCGTATTCGTGAAGACCATTGCGGAATTCGGAACGCCGGCCACCTTCGGAAGGAAGATAGGGTATTATGTGCTGACCACCGAGATTCACCGATACACCT
Above is a window of Paenibacillus uliginis N3/975 DNA encoding:
- a CDS encoding ABC transporter substrate-binding protein, which translates into the protein MKFQKMYVRFAGFAAAWMLVMGLLTACGGGAQGGAQAGGNSAEPAKEQPESKVATASGKVVVYTAGPAGLADNILAGFEAKTGLKVEQFQGTTGKVLARLEAEKSNPVADVVVLASWPSGMSMKNDGWTQSYPDAENADKLQESWVDKDRHLFGYSASALGITYNTDLVKTTPKDWADFSKPEWKGTVNIPDPSLSGSALDFISGYLNEQGEGGWTLFEALKANGIAMAGANQEALDPVVTGAKSAVMAGVDYMAYSAKAKGEPVDIVYPESGTVMNPRPAMILKDSPNVENARLFIDYLLSDEAQGLVANAYLLPGRVDIQAKDRAQVADIKLLKYDWNWMMEQGEDITNKFLGIFK